From the Streptobacillus felis genome, one window contains:
- a CDS encoding ABC transporter permease, which produces MLKKIFSKLLRSLVVIISVITLTFFMIHALPNNFIDEELDESVKEQIIKTYNLDKPITEQYVKYIKNVVKGDFGKSIKYENIKVVDVIKKNFPTSLDLGLRVILISSVIALLLAMLSINFEKIDRLFLLFSSILVAIPSFVVVGLLQFYAVYIHKELLGFSKISIIGYYGKGEKILPVLTLVLYYLPIIFKLLRKKIKEEFKNEYVEFAMSKGFSINYVIRKHILKNIFPSLITSLMPYFVSLITGSFIVETLFGIPGLGRYFTTSIIERDYPMIMGLTIFYTIILVIIFSIMDILVLLLDKRLKVIEDEE; this is translated from the coding sequence ATGTTAAAAAAAATTTTTTCGAAATTATTAAGATCTTTAGTAGTTATAATTTCAGTAATTACTTTAACTTTTTTTATGATACATGCTCTACCTAATAATTTTATAGATGAGGAATTAGATGAAAGTGTTAAAGAACAAATTATAAAAACATACAATTTAGATAAACCTATAACAGAGCAGTATGTAAAATATATTAAAAACGTAGTTAAAGGAGATTTTGGCAAGTCTATAAAATATGAAAATATAAAAGTAGTAGATGTAATTAAAAAAAATTTTCCTACATCTCTAGATTTAGGATTAAGAGTAATATTGATTTCATCAGTTATTGCTTTATTATTAGCTATGCTATCAATTAACTTTGAAAAAATAGATAGGTTATTCTTACTTTTTTCTAGTATTTTAGTAGCTATTCCCAGTTTTGTTGTTGTTGGATTATTACAATTTTATGCAGTATATATACATAAAGAATTATTAGGTTTTTCAAAAATAAGTATTATTGGTTATTATGGTAAGGGAGAAAAAATATTACCAGTATTAACTTTAGTACTTTATTATTTACCAATAATTTTTAAATTACTTAGAAAAAAAATAAAGGAAGAATTTAAAAATGAATATGTAGAATTTGCTATGAGTAAAGGATTTAGTATTAATTATGTAATAAGAAAACATATTTTAAAAAATATTTTTCCATCATTAATTACTAGTTTGATGCCTTACTTTGTTTCTTTGATTACAGGATCATTCATAGTTGAAACCTTATTTGGTATACCAGGATTAGGTAGATATTTTACAACTTCAATAATAGAAAGAGATTATCCTATGATAATGGGACTAACAATTTTTTATACTATTATTTTAGTAATTATATTTAGTATTATGGATATTTTAGTTCTTTTACTTGATAAAAGGTTGAAGGTGATAGAAGATGAAGAATAA
- a CDS encoding ABC transporter permease produces the protein MKNNKTFIIFLIVILLLILLEKIFNPFNYSNQNLNEIDMSIFQNGHILGTDFLGRDILARLSEGILISLLITIIVCITCLFFSLLIGSVMGYYGGKIDKLFMMLIELILSIPSIIIIIFILLIFGNSFILLVIAISLTRTIRLSILVRNEVKKIKILNYVEVAKSMGADTFYLLKRHIIPNILPIIFVRITLMIPGIIFTESYLSFMGIGIKLPTPSLGNLISSGFSRFLVQPKQFLLASFVLIIITLIFGGIYENSRD, from the coding sequence ATGAAGAATAATAAGACTTTTATAATATTTTTAATAGTAATTTTATTGTTAATTTTATTAGAAAAAATATTTAATCCATTTAATTATAGTAATCAAAATCTAAATGAAATAGACATGTCTATATTTCAAAATGGACATATATTAGGTACAGATTTCTTAGGCAGAGATATTCTAGCAAGATTATCAGAAGGTATATTAATATCTTTGCTTATTACTATAATTGTATGTATAACCTGTTTGTTTTTTTCTCTTTTAATAGGTAGCGTTATGGGTTATTATGGTGGTAAAATTGATAAATTATTTATGATGTTAATTGAATTAATATTATCTATACCTAGTATTATTATTATAATATTCATACTATTAATTTTTGGAAATAGTTTCATACTACTTGTTATTGCAATTAGTTTAACTAGAACTATCAGACTTAGTATATTAGTAAGGAATGAAGTAAAAAAAATAAAGATTTTAAATTATGTAGAAGTTGCAAAAAGTATGGGGGCAGATACTTTTTATTTATTAAAAAGACATATTATCCCTAATATTTTACCTATAATATTTGTTAGAATAACTTTAATGATACCAGGTATAATCTTTACTGAAAGTTATCTATCATTTATGGGTATAGGAATTAAACTTCCAACACCATCTTTAGGTAATTTAATTTCTAGTGGTTTTTCTAGATTTTTAGTTCAACCTAAACAATTTCTTCTTGCAAGTTTTGTATTGATAATTATTACTCTAATTTTTGGAGGTATTTATGAAAATAGTAGAGATTAA
- a CDS encoding cold-shock protein: MLGKVKWFNEKKGFGFISGEDGKDYFLHFSKINKSGFKTVNEGEEVEFDVEDGEKGPQATNVVSK, translated from the coding sequence TTGTTAGGTAAAGTTAAATGGTTTAACGAGAAAAAAGGATTTGGATTTATTTCTGGTGAAGATGGAAAAGATTATTTCTTACATTTCTCAAAAATAAACAAAAGTGGGTTCAAAACTGTTAATGAAGGTGAAGAAGTAGAATTCGACGTAGAAGATGGAGAAAAAGGACCACAAGCAACAAACGTAGTTTCTAAATAA
- the rodA gene encoding rod shape-determining protein RodA gives MVNKRNLTKLKSKIGRLDKRLLLIVYLLVFISTSFVYSATRSMYYVKNNLLWIAVGTIILFMSVFIDYRFTKKIMKPIYVFSLLILIYTRFFGVVKLGARRWINIGITQIQPSEFVKILLIMIYSFWFVKKFSNGINSFKAIVLAFIPGIPILGLLLLQPDLGTTLILCFSFLCMLYLSNANIKPILVIFMMVGILSIPTYMFVLKDYQKTRIEVFLNPEKDLKNKGWHVAQSKISIGSGGITGKGYLEGSQSRLKFLPEPQTDFIFSVIGEEVGFIGSTFVLSLYFLLIYTIINISRKIIDDYGRIILYGISGVFLAHVIINVGMTLGIVPVTGKPLLLMSYGGSSFLSSFIMIGLIQSIKIHNGDDDDK, from the coding sequence ATGGTAAATAAAAGAAATTTAACTAAATTAAAAAGTAAAATTGGAAGATTAGATAAAAGATTACTTCTAATTGTTTATTTGCTTGTTTTCATTAGTACATCTTTTGTTTATAGTGCTACAAGATCTATGTATTATGTCAAAAATAATTTATTGTGGATTGCAGTAGGAACTATAATTCTTTTTATGTCTGTATTTATTGATTATAGATTTACTAAGAAGATAATGAAACCAATATATGTATTTTCATTGTTGATATTGATTTATACACGTTTTTTTGGAGTTGTTAAGTTGGGTGCTAGAAGGTGGATAAATATAGGGATTACACAAATACAACCATCTGAATTTGTAAAAATTTTATTGATAATGATTTATTCTTTCTGGTTTGTAAAAAAGTTTTCAAACGGAATAAATTCTTTTAAAGCTATTGTTTTAGCTTTTATACCAGGTATACCAATTTTAGGATTACTATTATTACAACCAGACTTAGGGACTACATTAATTTTATGTTTTTCATTTTTATGTATGCTATATCTATCTAATGCAAATATAAAACCAATTTTAGTAATATTTATGATGGTTGGAATTTTAAGTATTCCTACATATATGTTTGTTTTAAAAGATTACCAAAAAACGAGAATAGAAGTTTTTTTGAATCCTGAAAAAGATTTAAAAAATAAGGGTTGGCATGTTGCTCAATCTAAAATATCAATAGGTTCTGGAGGTATAACTGGTAAGGGGTATTTAGAAGGAAGTCAAAGTAGACTTAAATTTTTACCAGAACCACAAACAGACTTCATATTTTCAGTTATAGGTGAAGAAGTTGGGTTTATTGGTTCTACATTTGTATTATCACTATATTTTTTACTTATTTACACTATTATAAATATTTCAAGAAAAATAATTGATGATTATGGAAGAATAATATTATATGGAATTTCTGGAGTATTTTTAGCACATGTAATAATAAATGTTGGTATGACACTAGGTATAGTTCCAGTTACAGGTAAACCTTTATTATTAATGAGCTATGGAGGGTCTTCATTTTTATCTTCATTTATTATGATAGGTTTAATACAAAGTATTAAAATACATAATGGTGATGATGATGATAAATAA
- a CDS encoding pseudouridine synthase, whose protein sequence is MINKYIVDNEHANMRLDKFIRKYSKEESLSVIFSLIRKGFIKVNGRKSKENYRLILNDEINFPDEAKINMGKKVKDENMKTDLLKNNIVFEDENIFIVNKPNNIPMHKGDKHKYGLSEMAKIYYNSNNVNFANRLDLETEGLVIGCKNLKILRKINDEIKNKNIIKRYIAVVKQKELKLNDEFMSNKFIKVLENKVIVSNEGQFAKTFFKVIDIFDGKALLDIDLITGRKHQIRVHLSDLGYPIIGDRKYGKNNVNSRMYLKCYYIKFLDYEIKIERNFN, encoded by the coding sequence ATGATAAATAAATATATAGTTGATAATGAACATGCTAATATGAGGTTGGATAAATTTATTAGAAAATATTCAAAAGAAGAAAGTCTTTCGGTAATTTTTTCTTTAATTAGAAAAGGTTTTATCAAGGTTAATGGAAGAAAAAGTAAAGAAAATTATAGGCTTATCTTAAATGATGAAATAAATTTCCCTGATGAAGCAAAGATTAATATGGGCAAAAAAGTTAAAGATGAAAATATGAAAACAGATTTACTGAAGAATAATATAGTTTTTGAAGATGAAAATATATTTATAGTAAATAAGCCTAACAACATACCTATGCATAAGGGAGATAAACATAAGTATGGTTTATCTGAAATGGCAAAAATATATTATAATAGTAATAATGTAAATTTTGCAAATAGATTGGATCTTGAAACAGAAGGTTTAGTTATAGGTTGTAAAAATTTAAAGATATTAAGAAAAATAAATGATGAAATAAAAAATAAGAATATAATAAAGAGATATATTGCTGTGGTAAAACAAAAAGAACTGAAATTAAATGATGAATTTATGTCTAACAAATTTATTAAAGTATTAGAAAATAAAGTAATAGTTTCAAATGAAGGGCAATTTGCTAAAACTTTCTTCAAGGTAATAGATATATTTGATGGTAAGGCATTATTAGATATAGACTTAATTACTGGCAGAAAACATCAAATTAGAGTACATTTGTCAGATTTAGGATATCCTATTATTGGAGATAGGAAATATGGTAAAAATAATGTAAATTCAAGAATGTACCTTAAATGTTACTATATAAAATTTTTAGATTATGAAATAAAAATTGAAAGAAATTTTAATTAG